From Halobacterium sp. R2-5, the proteins below share one genomic window:
- a CDS encoding DUF5797 family protein: MTLSEADRERLADIVELQPTKNGVLQDRWDMDSGSDVHQYLESELRDYYYRDENSLIRATAEAAEIVGMAPESGEAPAVHMSENERRVFAVIAGPDERAESVVSVLHAVRDEFDADVAAADVRRALQTLKRKGIVTVEHRTVPTYKLAVARDEVNVAEPEDDQGAASEA; encoded by the coding sequence ATGACCCTCTCCGAGGCGGACCGCGAGCGGCTGGCGGACATCGTGGAGCTCCAGCCGACGAAAAACGGCGTGCTGCAGGATCGCTGGGACATGGACAGCGGCAGCGACGTCCACCAGTACCTCGAGTCGGAGCTGCGGGACTACTACTACCGCGACGAGAACAGCCTGATTCGCGCGACCGCCGAGGCCGCCGAGATCGTCGGGATGGCGCCCGAGAGCGGGGAGGCGCCCGCGGTCCACATGTCGGAGAACGAGCGCCGCGTGTTCGCGGTCATCGCGGGCCCCGACGAGCGCGCCGAGAGCGTGGTGTCCGTGCTGCACGCGGTCCGCGACGAGTTCGACGCGGACGTGGCGGCCGCGGACGTCCGGCGCGCGCTCCAGACGCTCAAGCGCAAGGGCATCGTCACCGTCGAGCACCGCACCGTCCCGACGTACAAGCTCGCGGTCGCCCGCGACGAAGTGAACGTCGCGGAGCCCGAGGACGACCAGGGAGCCGCCTCGGAAGCCTGA
- a CDS encoding DUF5787 family protein, translated as MVDSEFAFELRVCAWAERHWHPDGERPCIVARQLGTKRRRWDTVVVEVDPDALAARANFGAERLNSDLLHVVSNAPEDWAFYRDALPHPGYPWRYVREAIHEAADRGIVDTRRDGNKIELRRKWPYPDWVERIVAVENKPDLDASAADALAGQLERDVALGLADEVWLATESTDEHGVERALFAEMPVEAGILTVVDGEADVAWHPRSLDTRSTGTRITERPSDSEFDNSPASFEYVDADWKAGKRLEIAERAYERGWRSYLDTMRPDCRHFAVQPEEHGYVPFCTAKGREQTAAECSGSCPEYEPEPPTWRQRDWPIEGGPGAAIRRVLDERRQRQR; from the coding sequence GTGGTCGACTCCGAGTTCGCGTTCGAGCTCCGCGTCTGCGCGTGGGCGGAGCGCCACTGGCACCCGGACGGCGAGCGCCCCTGTATCGTCGCACGCCAGCTGGGCACGAAGCGGCGGCGCTGGGACACCGTCGTCGTGGAGGTCGACCCCGACGCGCTCGCAGCGCGCGCGAACTTCGGCGCCGAACGACTGAACTCGGACCTCCTGCACGTCGTCAGCAACGCACCGGAAGACTGGGCGTTCTACCGGGACGCGCTCCCGCACCCGGGCTACCCGTGGCGGTACGTCCGCGAGGCGATTCACGAGGCCGCCGACCGCGGGATCGTCGACACGCGGCGGGACGGGAACAAGATCGAGCTCCGCCGGAAGTGGCCGTACCCGGACTGGGTCGAGCGCATCGTCGCCGTCGAGAACAAGCCCGACCTCGACGCCTCCGCGGCGGACGCGCTCGCCGGTCAACTGGAGCGCGATGTCGCGCTGGGGCTCGCCGACGAGGTGTGGCTCGCGACCGAATCGACGGACGAGCACGGCGTCGAGCGCGCGCTGTTCGCGGAGATGCCCGTCGAGGCCGGGATCCTCACCGTCGTGGACGGCGAGGCCGACGTCGCGTGGCACCCGCGGTCGCTCGATACTCGCTCTACTGGCACCCGCATCACGGAGCGCCCGTCGGACAGCGAGTTCGACAACTCGCCCGCGAGCTTCGAGTACGTCGACGCCGACTGGAAGGCCGGTAAGCGCCTCGAAATCGCCGAGCGAGCGTACGAGCGCGGCTGGCGGTCGTACCTCGACACGATGCGGCCGGACTGCCGGCACTTCGCGGTCCAGCCGGAAGAACACGGCTACGTCCCGTTCTGCACCGCGAAAGGCCGCGAGCAGACTGCCGCGGAGTGCTCGGGGTCGTGTCCGGAGTACGAGCCCGAGCCGCCGACGTGGCGGCAGCGCGACTGGCCGATCGAAGGCGGACCGGGGGCGGCGATTCGACGCGTTCTGGACGAGCGCCGGCAGCGACAGCGGTAG
- a CDS encoding enoyl-CoA hydratase-related protein: MADTVRFDIEDDVATITVDRPESLNALNVETLQALHDAVDEAEAEEARVLVLTGAGDDAFVAGADISYMAEMDSQEAHEYAELGHDLADAIESFPAPVVAAINGYAFGGGMELALACDLRVASETAVLGQTEIDLGIIPGWGATQRLPRLVDDETARRLIYFGDRLDATDAHEEGIVGDVVAHDELDDHVASLAADLAAKSRTALRAAKDAINQSHETPLDAGLDYERRTWAGLFGSHDQREGMAAFLEDRDPDFE; the protein is encoded by the coding sequence ATGGCAGACACGGTCCGCTTCGACATCGAGGACGACGTCGCGACCATCACCGTCGACCGCCCGGAGAGCCTGAACGCGCTCAACGTCGAGACGCTCCAGGCGCTCCACGACGCCGTCGACGAGGCCGAAGCCGAGGAGGCCCGCGTGCTCGTGCTCACGGGCGCCGGCGACGACGCGTTCGTCGCGGGCGCGGACATCTCCTACATGGCCGAGATGGATTCTCAGGAAGCCCACGAGTACGCCGAGCTCGGCCACGACCTCGCGGACGCCATCGAGTCGTTCCCCGCGCCCGTCGTCGCCGCCATCAACGGCTACGCGTTCGGCGGCGGGATGGAGCTCGCGCTCGCCTGCGACCTCCGCGTCGCCAGCGAGACCGCCGTCCTCGGGCAGACCGAAATCGACCTCGGCATCATCCCGGGCTGGGGCGCGACCCAGCGGCTCCCGCGGCTCGTCGACGACGAGACCGCGCGCCGGCTCATCTACTTCGGCGACCGCCTCGACGCCACCGACGCTCACGAGGAGGGTATCGTCGGCGACGTCGTCGCCCACGACGAACTCGACGACCACGTCGCGTCCCTCGCCGCCGACCTCGCGGCCAAGTCCCGGACCGCGCTCCGCGCCGCCAAGGACGCTATCAACCAGAGCCACGAGACGCCCCTCGACGCGGGCCTCGACTACGAGCGCCGGACGTGGGCGGGGCTGTTCGGCAGCCACGACCAGCGGGAGGGGATGGCCGCGTTCCTCGAAGACCGCGACCCCGACTTCGAGTGA
- a CDS encoding bis(5'-nucleosyl)-tetraphosphatase produces the protein MTVEATSAGAILFRDTRDRREYLLLKSRPGDWEFPKGGVEGDEELQQTAIREVQEEAGIEDFRLIDGFRDDYDYVFEANGTRIHKTVHLFVAKSFEASAELSNEHSDLQWRDYEQAINTITQDGPRDILRDAHDFIDQQLEEA, from the coding sequence ATGACGGTCGAAGCGACCAGCGCCGGAGCGATACTGTTCCGCGACACGCGGGACCGGCGCGAATACCTCCTCCTGAAGAGCCGGCCCGGGGACTGGGAATTCCCGAAGGGCGGCGTGGAGGGGGACGAAGAGCTCCAGCAGACGGCGATACGAGAAGTACAGGAGGAAGCCGGCATCGAGGATTTCCGCCTCATCGACGGTTTCCGTGACGACTACGACTACGTGTTCGAGGCCAACGGCACTCGCATCCACAAGACGGTCCACCTGTTCGTCGCGAAGTCCTTCGAGGCGAGCGCGGAACTGTCGAACGAGCACTCGGACCTGCAGTGGCGCGACTACGAGCAGGCCATCAACACGATCACTCAGGACGGCCCGCGGGACATCCTGCGGGACGCCCACGACTTCATCGACCAGCAGCTCGAAGAAGCCTGA
- a CDS encoding uS10/mL48 family ribosomal protein, giving the protein MTFVTKLSLKSGDRTALDSVVSDIKETCRRKGAEMKGPHSDSPDEQSVPLYRCLGGRDDEKAGTWNYTVYRRRIELHGHDDLARDIMERNFPDSVHVEAELEQVKPLGSS; this is encoded by the coding sequence ATGACCTTCGTCACAAAACTCTCTCTGAAGAGCGGCGACCGCACCGCCCTCGACAGCGTCGTCTCCGACATCAAGGAGACGTGCCGTCGGAAGGGCGCGGAGATGAAAGGCCCGCACTCGGACAGCCCCGACGAACAGTCCGTCCCCTTGTACCGCTGTCTCGGCGGCCGCGACGACGAGAAGGCGGGAACGTGGAACTACACGGTCTACCGACGGCGAATCGAACTCCACGGCCACGACGACCTCGCCCGCGACATCATGGAGCGGAACTTCCCGGACAGCGTTCACGTCGAAGCCGAACTCGAACAGGTCAAGCCGCTGGGCTCCTCGTAG
- a CDS encoding amidohydrolase, protein MDHTDRETLVDLRRDLHRHPEPAWCEFYTTARIVEECRRVGVDELHVGRDAIDPDARMAVPDDAELADWFERAREDGADPDVLERLEGGHTGAVAVLERGEGPTVALRVDIDALHITESEDDDHHPAGEGFRSEHEGQMHACGHDGHAAIGVGVLEAVADSDFAGTFKVVFQPAEERVGGGKAVADSGHLDDVDYLYAVHLGLDHPTGEVVAGIDGFLAVSHLLAEFDGEPAHAGAHPEEGRNAVQAMATAVQNLYAIPRHDGGATRVNAGRAGGGTATNIIPEDAFVEGEVRGETTELMRYMKEKADRVLRSAAEMHDCEVELSTEGEAPSATSDDELRDAFAAEAADVAGVDTVTERDDLGGSEDATFLMKRVQEQGGLACYVCVGTDHPGGHHTATFDVDERSLEIGVESLTEAISRVARERP, encoded by the coding sequence ATGGACCACACGGACCGCGAGACGCTCGTCGACCTGCGACGAGACCTCCACCGTCACCCCGAGCCGGCGTGGTGCGAGTTCTACACGACCGCGCGCATCGTCGAGGAGTGCCGACGCGTCGGGGTCGACGAACTACACGTCGGCCGCGACGCCATCGATCCGGACGCCCGCATGGCGGTCCCGGACGACGCCGAGCTCGCGGACTGGTTCGAGCGCGCCCGAGAAGACGGCGCCGACCCCGACGTCCTCGAACGGCTCGAGGGCGGGCACACCGGCGCCGTCGCAGTGCTCGAACGCGGCGAGGGACCGACCGTCGCGCTGCGCGTGGACATCGACGCGCTCCACATCACCGAGTCCGAGGACGACGACCACCACCCCGCGGGCGAGGGATTCCGCTCTGAGCACGAGGGCCAGATGCACGCCTGCGGCCACGACGGCCACGCCGCCATCGGCGTCGGCGTCCTCGAAGCCGTCGCGGACAGCGACTTCGCGGGCACGTTCAAAGTCGTCTTCCAGCCCGCAGAGGAGCGCGTCGGCGGCGGGAAGGCCGTCGCGGACAGCGGCCACCTCGACGACGTCGACTACCTCTACGCGGTCCACCTCGGGCTCGACCACCCCACGGGGGAGGTGGTCGCGGGCATCGACGGCTTCCTCGCGGTCAGCCACCTGCTCGCGGAGTTCGACGGCGAGCCCGCACACGCCGGCGCTCACCCCGAAGAGGGCCGGAACGCGGTGCAGGCGATGGCGACGGCCGTCCAGAACCTCTACGCGATTCCGCGCCACGACGGCGGCGCGACGCGGGTGAACGCCGGGCGCGCCGGCGGCGGCACCGCGACGAACATCATCCCCGAGGACGCGTTCGTGGAGGGCGAGGTGCGCGGCGAGACTACCGAACTGATGCGCTACATGAAAGAGAAGGCCGACCGCGTGCTGCGGTCGGCGGCGGAGATGCACGACTGCGAGGTCGAACTCTCCACGGAAGGCGAGGCACCGAGCGCCACCAGCGACGACGAACTCCGGGACGCGTTCGCCGCGGAAGCCGCGGACGTGGCTGGCGTCGACACCGTCACGGAGCGCGACGACCTCGGCGGCAGCGAGGACGCCACGTTCCTGATGAAGCGCGTACAGGAGCAGGGCGGCCTGGCGTGTTACGTCTGCGTCGGCACCGACCACCCCGGCGGCCACCACACGGCCACGTTCGACGTCGACGAGCGGTCGCTGGAGATCGGCGTGGAGAGCCTCACGGAAGCGATTTCGCGGGTCGCGCGGGAGCGACCGTAG
- a CDS encoding Na+/H+ antiporter NhaC family protein, with protein MSTDQTDGFADDFEDDGEPAIEFYGGKLASAFPLVFFVVWAIVQSGVLRIGATTGLVVGMLVALILGLFLVKGSWTGYANTIFEGMTRKVAATAVVAWLWAGMFANTIQTGEFVSGLVWAADAAGVGASLFPAVTFILAGLLATGIGTGYGTTVAFSALFFPAGVLLGANPALLFGAILSGAVFGDNLAPVSDTTIVSAVTQDADIGGVVASRFKYAIVAAVLAFVGYLVAGSALTGLDIAGDAREILVSSAEPLGLLHLLSMAAVIGTAVAGRHIVEAISWGIVVAFVLNLVFGLAEFSDMLVFQASEDLGIAQNLAFLPFVELVPAGETGVAGSLYAGAQGFFPLIVLTLLIVAGAQIMIRGGGFRAIQDWLLNSVATSVRRAETTMVLGTAFVNSMITINTAAEIAIAPYIARLGERFNINGYRRANILDANTSALGYIFPWSGGVLVGYATLQTLPGEYEWFEQSMVVSPIDVVPFVFHGWLLVTVFLLAALTGFGLEYTSDREAEEVARA; from the coding sequence ATGAGCACCGACCAGACAGACGGGTTCGCTGACGACTTCGAAGACGACGGCGAACCCGCCATCGAGTTCTACGGCGGCAAGCTGGCGAGCGCGTTCCCGCTCGTCTTCTTCGTCGTCTGGGCGATCGTACAGAGCGGCGTCCTCCGAATCGGGGCCACCACCGGGCTCGTCGTGGGGATGCTCGTCGCACTCATCCTCGGGCTCTTCCTCGTGAAGGGCTCGTGGACGGGCTACGCGAACACTATCTTCGAAGGCATGACGCGCAAAGTCGCCGCGACCGCGGTCGTCGCGTGGCTGTGGGCGGGCATGTTCGCGAACACCATCCAGACGGGCGAGTTCGTCTCCGGACTCGTCTGGGCGGCCGACGCTGCGGGCGTCGGCGCCTCCCTGTTCCCGGCGGTGACGTTCATCCTCGCCGGGCTGCTCGCGACCGGCATCGGCACCGGCTACGGTACCACGGTCGCGTTCAGCGCGCTGTTCTTCCCGGCTGGCGTGCTGCTCGGCGCGAACCCCGCGTTGCTGTTCGGCGCCATCCTCTCCGGGGCGGTCTTCGGGGACAACCTCGCGCCCGTCAGCGACACAACCATCGTGAGCGCCGTCACCCAGGACGCCGACATCGGTGGCGTCGTCGCCTCCCGGTTCAAGTACGCCATCGTCGCCGCGGTACTGGCGTTCGTCGGCTACCTCGTGGCCGGCTCCGCGCTCACGGGGCTCGACATCGCCGGGGACGCCCGCGAGATTCTCGTGTCGAGTGCCGAGCCGCTCGGCCTGCTCCACCTCCTCTCGATGGCGGCCGTCATCGGCACCGCGGTCGCCGGCCGCCACATCGTCGAGGCGATCTCGTGGGGCATCGTCGTCGCGTTCGTCCTCAACCTCGTGTTCGGGCTCGCGGAGTTCTCCGACATGCTCGTCTTCCAGGCGAGCGAGGACCTCGGCATCGCCCAGAACCTCGCGTTCCTGCCGTTCGTCGAGCTCGTGCCGGCCGGCGAGACCGGCGTCGCCGGCAGCCTCTACGCCGGCGCGCAGGGGTTCTTCCCGCTCATCGTGCTCACTCTGCTCATCGTCGCCGGCGCCCAGATCATGATCCGCGGCGGGGGCTTCCGCGCCATCCAGGACTGGCTGCTGAACTCGGTCGCGACCTCCGTGCGCCGCGCCGAGACGACGATGGTGCTGGGCACCGCGTTCGTCAACTCCATGATCACCATCAACACCGCCGCCGAGATCGCGATCGCGCCGTACATCGCGCGGCTCGGCGAGCGCTTCAACATCAACGGCTACCGGCGCGCGAACATCCTCGACGCGAACACGTCAGCGCTCGGCTACATCTTCCCGTGGTCGGGCGGCGTGCTCGTCGGCTACGCCACGCTCCAGACGCTCCCCGGCGAGTACGAGTGGTTCGAGCAGTCGATGGTCGTCAGCCCCATCGACGTCGTGCCGTTCGTCTTCCACGGCTGGCTGCTCGTCACCGTGTTCCTGCTGGCGGCGCTCACCGGGTTCGGGCTGGAGTACACTAGCGACCGCGAGGCAGAGGAGGTGGCTCGCGCATGA
- a CDS encoding transcription factor S, translating to MEFCDECGSMMKAEDGLWVCGSCGNKQPKDPDASYVVTEGQEETEIVDVSDAQDRGLPTTEVVCPNCENDRAHWYMQQIRSADESETRFFICTECEHRWREDDN from the coding sequence ATGGAGTTCTGCGACGAGTGCGGCTCGATGATGAAAGCCGAGGACGGCCTCTGGGTCTGCGGGAGCTGCGGGAACAAACAGCCGAAGGACCCCGACGCCTCCTACGTCGTCACCGAGGGCCAGGAGGAGACCGAGATCGTCGACGTCAGCGACGCCCAAGACCGCGGCCTCCCGACTACCGAGGTCGTCTGCCCGAACTGCGAGAACGACCGCGCACACTGGTACATGCAGCAGATTCGGTCCGCCGACGAGTCCGAGACGCGCTTCTTCATCTGCACCGAGTGCGAACACCGCTGGCGCGAAGACGACAACTAG